In Flavobacterium okayamense, a single window of DNA contains:
- a CDS encoding NifU family protein has product MHKISIKVTNNPSIVKFELENFITKGQSFEFKNIDETKNSPLAKQLFYLPFVKTVFISSNFIAIEKFSIVEWEDVQNEVANQIEEFIKNGGVILEEPNSKKLPVTIYGETTPNPSVMKFVSNKLLTKVPLECKNIDETKASPLAQELFKFPFIKEVFIDENYISITKFEIADWDEITLEIRTFIKEFIENGNTVIDESLIVETKNHVKQQESYFDNLDATSQQIINIIEEYVKPAVQSDGGNIMFESFDSNDKTVKVVLQGACSGCPSSTFTLKNGIENMLKQMLNDNELRVEAING; this is encoded by the coding sequence ATGCACAAAATTTCGATAAAAGTCACAAATAATCCGTCGATTGTTAAATTTGAACTAGAAAATTTCATCACAAAAGGACAAAGTTTTGAATTTAAGAACATTGACGAGACAAAAAACTCACCTTTAGCCAAACAACTTTTCTATTTACCTTTTGTTAAAACGGTATTTATTTCAAGTAATTTTATTGCAATCGAAAAATTTTCAATTGTTGAATGGGAAGATGTACAAAATGAAGTTGCTAATCAAATTGAAGAGTTCATTAAAAACGGAGGTGTTATACTTGAAGAGCCCAACTCTAAAAAGTTACCAGTAACAATTTATGGAGAAACAACTCCTAATCCTTCGGTAATGAAGTTTGTTTCAAATAAATTATTAACAAAAGTTCCTCTTGAATGTAAGAATATAGATGAAACAAAAGCTTCGCCTCTTGCTCAAGAACTTTTTAAGTTCCCTTTTATAAAAGAAGTTTTCATTGATGAAAATTATATTTCAATTACCAAATTTGAAATTGCTGATTGGGACGAAATTACTTTAGAAATAAGAACATTTATCAAAGAATTTATTGAAAATGGCAACACTGTTATAGATGAATCTCTAATTGTTGAAACAAAAAACCATGTTAAGCAACAAGAATCTTATTTTGACAATTTAGACGCTACATCACAACAGATTATAAATATTATTGAAGAATATGTAAAACCTGCAGTACAAAGTGATGGCGGTAACATTATGTTTGAATCCTTTGATAGCAATGACAAAACGGTTAAAGTTGTCTTACAAGGGGCATGTAGTGGCTGTCCATCATCTACATTTACCTTAAAAAATGGAATAGAAAATATGCTTAAACAAATGCTTAACGATAATGAACTGAGAGTTGAAGCTATCAATGGTTAA
- a CDS encoding porin, with protein sequence MKFYKWIIASALLFALSSYAQTEGIKPTPFGKGILNVIGKDSTWSMNFSARFQFLSDTRWEATDDKLVNPTQDFLIRRSRLKFGGFVYDKRLTYKIELGLSNRDMSGTSQFTSNTPRYIMDAVAMWNFYKNFSLWVGQTKLPGNVERVISSANLQLVDRSLLNGAFNLDRDIGIQLRHHFTLGKNFLIREKLAFSQGEGRNITTGNLGGHEYTARVELLPFGEFKSDGDYSGSDLKRESKPKLSIASTFDFNNNAVRNKSNQGSYMVNDIGFYETNVKTLFLDAMFKFKGFSIMGEFAKREASDPIAKNSDGTLTGDIVQVGNALNLQSGYLFKNNYEVAFRYTNLDLDKKITGKGMQDQYTLGLSKYIVGHKLKVQTDFSYLSDEVKTDKVMWRLQLDIHF encoded by the coding sequence ATGAAATTTTACAAATGGATAATAGCTAGTGCGCTATTGTTTGCGCTATCTTCATATGCTCAAACAGAAGGTATTAAACCTACACCTTTTGGTAAGGGTATTCTTAATGTAATTGGTAAGGATAGTACTTGGAGCATGAATTTTTCTGCTCGTTTTCAATTTTTATCTGACACACGTTGGGAGGCAACTGATGATAAATTGGTTAATCCTACTCAAGATTTCTTAATCCGTAGATCTCGTTTAAAGTTTGGTGGATTTGTTTATGATAAGCGATTGACATATAAAATTGAATTAGGTTTGTCTAATAGGGATATGTCTGGTACTTCTCAGTTTACAAGTAATACTCCACGATACATTATGGATGCAGTAGCAATGTGGAATTTTTATAAAAATTTTTCACTTTGGGTTGGACAAACAAAACTGCCAGGAAATGTTGAACGAGTAATTTCATCTGCAAATTTACAATTGGTTGATCGTTCGTTATTAAATGGAGCGTTCAATTTAGATCGCGATATTGGAATTCAATTACGACATCATTTTACTTTAGGAAAGAATTTTTTAATACGTGAAAAGCTGGCATTTTCTCAAGGTGAAGGTAGAAATATTACTACCGGAAACTTAGGAGGACACGAGTATACAGCAAGAGTTGAATTGTTGCCATTTGGTGAGTTTAAAAGTGATGGAGATTATTCGGGTTCGGATTTAAAAAGAGAGTCAAAACCGAAATTATCAATCGCTTCAACTTTTGATTTTAATAATAACGCAGTTAGAAATAAATCAAACCAAGGGTCGTATATGGTAAACGATATAGGTTTCTATGAAACTAATGTGAAAACATTGTTTTTGGATGCTATGTTTAAATTTAAAGGGTTTTCTATCATGGGAGAATTTGCAAAAAGAGAAGCTTCTGATCCAATTGCTAAAAATTCTGATGGAACTTTAACGGGTGATATTGTGCAAGTTGGAAATGCATTAAATTTGCAAAGTGGTTATTTATTTAAAAATAATTATGAAGTTGCGTTTCGATATACCAATTTAGATTTGGATAAAAAAATAACTGGAAAAGGCATGCAAGATCAGTATACACTTGGGTTGTCAAAATATATTGTAGGACATAAATTAAAAGTTCAGACTGATTTTAGTTATTTATCCGACGAGGTAAAAACGGATAAAGTTATGTGGCGCCTTCAATTGGATATTCATTTTTAA
- a CDS encoding dodecin family protein — MAVLKVIEVLANSDKSWEDATRKAVSQASKSLKNIRSVYVQEQSASVTDGEVTDFRVNVKITFEID, encoded by the coding sequence ATGGCAGTATTAAAAGTAATAGAGGTTTTAGCTAATTCCGATAAAAGTTGGGAAGACGCAACAAGAAAAGCTGTTTCACAAGCTTCAAAATCATTAAAAAACATCCGTTCTGTATACGTACAAGAACAGAGTGCTTCGGTTACAGATGGAGAAGTTACAGATTTTAGAGTAAATGTAAAAATTACATTTGAAATAGACTAA
- a CDS encoding mechanosensitive ion channel family protein yields MDLKNLELSPKLIELITDYGLRLLGAIAIWFIGNWIIKYLMVAAKKLMIKREIEESLQKFLLDLLGWALKIFLIIAILAKLGVETTSFAAVLAAAGLAVGMALQGSLSNFAGGVLIMIFKPFKIGDLIEAQGEMGTVKEIEIFTTKLTGLSNKEIIIPNGALSNGNIINYSTEGTRRVDLVFGVSYDSDIKQVKEVIMDVLTSNPKVLKEPAPSVNVLTLADSSVNFAVRPWSKGEHYWDVYFETTEKVKLALDAAGIEIPYPHQVEIQKQK; encoded by the coding sequence ATGGATTTAAAAAATTTAGAATTATCACCAAAACTTATTGAATTAATTACTGATTATGGTTTACGTTTATTAGGAGCAATTGCAATTTGGTTTATCGGAAATTGGATTATAAAATATTTAATGGTTGCTGCTAAAAAGTTAATGATCAAGCGGGAAATTGAAGAGAGTTTACAAAAATTCTTATTAGATCTTCTTGGTTGGGCACTTAAAATCTTTTTAATTATTGCGATTTTAGCAAAATTAGGGGTAGAAACCACTTCTTTTGCCGCTGTATTAGCCGCTGCAGGTTTAGCAGTAGGAATGGCATTACAAGGATCGTTAAGTAATTTTGCAGGTGGTGTTCTAATTATGATATTCAAACCATTTAAAATTGGTGACTTAATTGAAGCACAAGGCGAAATGGGCACAGTAAAAGAAATCGAAATTTTTACTACAAAACTTACTGGCTTATCAAATAAAGAAATTATTATACCGAATGGAGCACTTTCAAATGGTAATATCATTAATTACTCTACTGAAGGTACAAGAAGAGTAGATTTAGTTTTTGGCGTAAGTTATGATTCTGACATAAAACAAGTAAAAGAAGTTATAATGGATGTTTTAACTTCAAACCCTAAAGTTCTAAAAGAACCAGCACCAAGTGTTAATGTATTAACTTTAGCCGATAGCTCAGTAAACTTTGCAGTAAGGCCATGGAGTAAAGGCGAACACTATTGGGATGTATACTTTGAAACAACTGAAAAAGTTAAATTAGCGCTTGATGCAGCTGGAATTGAAATTCCATATCCACATCAAGTTGAAATTCAAAAACAAAAATAA
- a CDS encoding inorganic phosphate transporter — MEQIYGIMLVALAVLAIVDLFVGVSNDAVNFLNSAIGSKSVSLRTILIVASIGIAVGAIFSSGMMEVARKGIFVPGEFYFDEIMIIFMAVMITDILLLDFFNTIGLPTSTTVSVVFELLGAAVIMAAIKVYNSGDGIETIVNYINTSKATEIIVGILLSVVISFTVGAIVQYFSRLMLTFNFEKKAKWVGAVFGGIALASISYFIIIKGLKGTPVYKMVKPILEENISLVLLGSGVFWTIVSLIIVSVLKKNIYKIIIIVGTFALALAFAGNDLVNFIGVPIAAWQSYEAWIASGAPASGFAMSVLAEKVDTPTMLLILAGAIMVATLWLSKKSMTVLETEQNLSRQSEGAEKYSSNTISRLLVRGSVYLGNGLSFLLPKSIHQKIDQRFEAIEYKGKRSEQPMFDMVRASVNLVVAAVLISVATSMKLPLSTTYVTFMVAMGTSFADRAWDRESAVYRIAGVLNVIGGWFFTAIAAFIASATVAYLLYIGEVYAFFGLMILIAILFYRSNQIHKAKQIEKDEMKQLNREDIVTINEVINESSDQIAKIVSKTNSIYSGIVAGLSLQDLPSLKDNKKAVKKLEKQVDELKSNVYYFIKNLDETSVEGSKFYILTLGYLQDIVQSISYISNNAYSHINNNHKQLKFNQLRDLKTIELEILELFKDIETVFGSKKFDNLDKALSEKGKVLDTISDLIQKQITRIRTTENSPKNSKLYFGLLLETNDLVKATMSLLELFQEFNNHVESKK; from the coding sequence ATGGAACAAATTTATGGGATAATGCTTGTTGCATTAGCTGTTTTAGCAATAGTTGATTTATTTGTAGGTGTTAGTAATGACGCTGTTAACTTCTTAAATTCCGCTATTGGGTCGAAATCCGTTTCACTTAGAACAATATTGATAGTTGCTAGTATTGGTATTGCAGTTGGAGCTATTTTTTCAAGTGGAATGATGGAAGTTGCAAGAAAGGGGATTTTTGTTCCTGGTGAGTTTTATTTCGATGAAATCATGATTATTTTTATGGCAGTAATGATTACGGATATCTTATTGCTTGATTTTTTTAACACCATTGGCTTACCTACGTCAACAACTGTTTCGGTAGTGTTTGAACTTTTAGGAGCAGCCGTAATTATGGCAGCTATTAAAGTATATAATAGTGGCGATGGGATTGAAACAATTGTTAATTATATTAATACTTCCAAAGCAACTGAAATTATAGTTGGAATTTTACTTTCGGTAGTTATTTCATTTACAGTAGGAGCTATTGTGCAGTATTTTTCGCGTTTAATGCTTACGTTTAATTTTGAGAAAAAAGCAAAATGGGTTGGTGCTGTTTTTGGTGGAATTGCCTTAGCTTCAATTTCGTATTTCATTATTATAAAAGGTCTTAAAGGAACTCCAGTTTATAAAATGGTAAAACCAATACTTGAAGAAAATATTTCTTTAGTATTATTAGGTAGTGGTGTTTTCTGGACAATAGTGTCATTAATTATAGTATCAGTATTAAAAAAGAATATTTATAAAATTATTATTATTGTTGGAACTTTTGCTTTGGCACTAGCTTTCGCAGGGAATGATTTGGTTAACTTTATAGGTGTGCCTATTGCGGCTTGGCAGTCGTATGAAGCTTGGATTGCATCAGGTGCTCCAGCATCAGGTTTTGCCATGTCAGTATTGGCTGAAAAGGTAGATACACCAACAATGTTGTTGATTTTAGCTGGAGCTATAATGGTTGCAACATTATGGTTGTCTAAAAAATCAATGACAGTTTTAGAAACTGAACAAAATTTATCAAGACAATCAGAAGGTGCTGAAAAATATTCATCTAACACAATTTCAAGACTTTTGGTTAGAGGTTCGGTTTATTTAGGTAATGGATTAAGTTTTTTACTACCAAAATCGATTCACCAAAAAATTGATCAGCGATTTGAAGCAATAGAATATAAAGGTAAAAGAAGCGAACAGCCAATGTTTGATATGGTTAGAGCTTCTGTTAACTTGGTGGTGGCAGCAGTTTTGATTTCAGTAGCAACTTCTATGAAATTACCTTTATCAACTACATATGTAACATTTATGGTAGCTATGGGTACTTCTTTTGCTGATAGAGCTTGGGACAGAGAAAGTGCTGTTTATAGAATTGCAGGTGTATTAAATGTAATTGGAGGATGGTTTTTTACTGCAATTGCAGCCTTTATCGCATCAGCAACAGTAGCTTATTTACTATATATAGGTGAGGTTTATGCGTTCTTCGGTTTAATGATTCTAATTGCGATTTTGTTCTACAGAAGTAACCAGATTCACAAGGCAAAACAAATTGAAAAAGATGAAATGAAACAATTGAACAGAGAAGATATTGTAACTATTAATGAAGTTATTAATGAAAGTTCTGATCAAATTGCTAAAATTGTAAGTAAAACAAATTCTATCTATAGCGGAATTGTAGCAGGTTTAAGTTTGCAAGATTTACCATCGCTTAAAGATAACAAGAAGGCGGTTAAGAAATTAGAAAAACAAGTAGACGAACTAAAAAGTAATGTGTACTACTTTATCAAAAATTTAGATGAAACTTCTGTTGAAGGAAGTAAGTTCTATATTTTAACCTTAGGATATTTGCAAGATATTGTACAGTCTATTAGTTATATTTCTAATAATGCATATTCACATATCAACAACAATCATAAACAATTAAAATTTAATCAATTAAGAGATTTAAAGACTATTGAGTTGGAAATTTTAGAATTGTTTAAAGACATTGAAACGGTATTTGGATCTAAGAAATTTGATAATTTAGATAAAGCCTTGTCTGAGAAAGGAAAGGTTTTAGATACTATTTCTGATTTAATTCAGAAACAAATTACACGAATCAGAACAACTGAAAATAGTCCTAAAAACAGTAAATTGTATTTCGGGTTGTTGTTAGAAACAAATGATTTGGTTAAAGCAACGATGAGTTTGTTAGAACTTTTTCAAGAGTTTAACAATCATGTTGAAAGTAAAAAATAA